The Pyricularia oryzae 70-15 chromosome 5, whole genome shotgun sequence genome includes a region encoding these proteins:
- a CDS encoding STE/STE11 protein kinase, whose amino-acid sequence MAAIHSGSQVPAFQPGRIPTKATMSTETSPRAVRFSQGEDERLMRPFVLGADSGNSHSSGELSSPDLHHMVETPDEMGSLTRYVDVTSHGGSHVSLATNGSARSHRNSGGESTAAGYTNGGATPRPAQRPMGPARTPSNTYQPPRKPTAQQTPSYLHTSTSDLRNGSRMRNGYGQQEKEYVRSLRAQHYGGDYFVSYSNGSQLGASSGDGYPDSDSEGETPSSEAPYDDAYDQNVIMIDSNEDTAPSEEELKDPASRERLEWHGMLEAVLTGDVVRQEKKRLIAGTGEDLGKLQRGAELWMGIRARVCGRHLSVQRRMVEETRATLARMIDEVIDFSVKGESTAGKSAAEQIAEVLEKIDKIEGQYPTRNALLAVHTSANTERFQEACDAVYTWTNINYLINTELTILRNWVGNHELDFTRAREKSPNGHHGLSDESSFMDRLMKEEGLKSLHDHEEDEGDRKSRRNGMLHRVGKTIEKAKEALVEQHQVFKKRQMSLDMDELLMLLGFPARLIEEIIKVRLAYTKRMKESAQQNPMMQDNMIAQFQTLLKLAIRIKQEAAKLSEPQPGWELPPCIDESFDQVVLDALKYYFKMLNWKLGGNKNTFKEAELLFQEWGFANEIASHLYRGDIEVAEQFSSLTYKTLNRLAITFEKELQRRPKETPSEMSKRYKQVLESVRVRQRMLQRFSRMLNDNYENASDFSINFRPDKMQEFFLRLQETGHFQVYTGSLEHEGLLVIASPSLANRESEIQSLIGTTAYDEIVQDATNPYILIMRPEGQLGWWGPKIQLSVREEPVELKMGHLRLIAGGSQTRLSNAKQNFLATIEMHLDLLIEQRSNLPKVNARLMEIRKVQYKLSNTFMDSVEIIRNNTKGLGLQDLIQTCFIFATEFGQRSLLYLDSNRRQMNNIKLTKLALDWVGFVCDDCQSSDRKAFKWAVLALEFAMVMTRGRHILALGEAEFVKLRLKVAGCMSLLISHFDIMGARSTVAAQAEKLKLEAMVGQMRRMDHNMMDDQEAIRYVRNHRLSGLNLIDEARKEIALERSALGRVLEVSNEVDRSLAYLSSTATNFTMRWQQGHFVGGGTFGNVYAAMNLDTGHLMAVKEIRLQDPKLIPSITGAIKDEMRVLESVDHPNVVSYYGIEVHRDRVYIFMEFCSGGSLASLLEHGRIEDESVIMVYALQLLEGLAYLHEIKIAHRDIKPENILLDHNGIIKYVDFGAAKVIARQGRTLANQDLMSAATKPNKSMTGTPMYMSPEVIKGENPGHFGAVDVWSLGCVILEMATGRRPWANLDNEWAIMYNIAQGNPPQLPTPDQLSPEGIDFLKCCFARDSTKRATALELLHHKWIMTIRDRIVPQQPPTPSDTSSSSAQNTPNPASSSKGGGASSDGYY is encoded by the coding sequence ATGGCCGCAATCCACTCGGGGTCACAAGTTCCCGCCTTTCAGCCCGGTCGGATCCCGACAAAAGCCACCATGTCGACCGAAACCTCACCCCGCGCTGTCCGCTTTTCACAAGGCGAAGACGAAAGGCTGATGCGGCCCTTCGTACTCGGCGCCGATTCGGGCAACTCTCACTCGTCCGGCGAGTTGTCCAGCCCCGACCTGCACCACATGGTCGAGACCCCGGATGAGATGGGTTCCCTTACCCGATACGTAGACGTCACCAGCCATGGCGGCTCCCACGTATCGCTTGCCACAAACGGATCTGCCCGGAGTCACCGCAACTCGGGCGGAGAGTCCACGGCGGCCGGGTACACCAACGGTGGAGCCACTCCAAGGCCAGCACAGCGGCCGATGGGCCCCGCTAGAACACCCTCCAACACATACCAACCCCCGAGGAAACCTACAGCGCAACAGACGCCCTCTTACCTCCACACCTCGACATCTGATCTTCGGAATGGATCTAGAATGCGCAACGGTTATGgccaacaagaaaaagaatacgTCCGCAGTCTCCGCGCGCAACACTACGGCGGTGATTACTTTGTATCCTACTCAAATGGAAGCCAGCTTGGTGCCAGCAGCGGAGATGGCTATCCTGATTCAGATTCTGAGGGAGAAACGCCATCATCCGAGGCTCCATATGACGACGCGTACGACCAAAACGTCATCATGATCGACAGCAACGAAGACACCGCCCCGAGCGAGGAGGAACTCAAAGATCCTGCAAGCCGTGAGAGGCTCGAGTGGCATGGCATGCTCGAGGCTGTGCTGACTGGCGATGTTGTCAGGCAGGAGAAGAAGCGCTTGATCGCCGGCACCGGGGAGGATCTCGGCAAGTTACAACGCGGAGCAGAGCTTTGGATGGGTATCCGTGCCCGTGTATGTGGTCGTCACCTGAGTGTACAGCGGCGTATGGTCGAGGAGACTAGGGCTACTCTTGCCAGGATGATCGACGAGGTAATCGACTTCAGCGTCAAAGGCGAGTCCACAGCCGGCAAGTCGGCGGCAGAACAAATCGCCGAAGTTCTCGAGAAAATCGACAAGATCGAGGGACAGTACCCCACCCGAAACGCCCTTCTCGCTGTTCATACCTCTGCCAACACGGAGCGATTTCAGGAGGCTTGCGACGCCGTATACACATGGACCAACATCAACTACTTGATCAACACCGAGCTCACAATTCTGAGAAACTGGGTGGGCAATCATGAGCTTGATTTCACGCGCGCAAGGGAAAAGTCCCCGAATGGCCACCACGGTCTCTCGGACGAGTCCTCATTCATGGACCGGCTCATGAAAGAAGAGGGTCTCAAATCACTACACGACCACGAAGAGGACGAGGGCGACAGGAAAAGTCGAAGGAACGGAATGCTCCACAGGGTCGGCAAAACCATCGAAAAGGCCAAAGAGGCCCTTGTCGAGCAACACCAAGTCTTCAAGAAGAGGCAAATGTCACTGGACATGGACGAGTTGCTGATGTTGCTTGGTTTCCCGGCACGCCTTATCGAGGAGATCATCAAAGTACGACTGGCCTACACAAAGCGCATGAAGGAGTCGGCCCAGCAAAACCCTATGATGCAGGACAACATGATTGCCCAATTTCAGACTTTACTCAAGCTGGCTATCCGCATAAAGCAGGAGGCTGCCAAGCTCTCGGAGCCTCAACCTGGTTGGGAGCTTCCTCCGTGCATCGACGAGTCGTTCGACCAAGTCGTACTTGACGCACTTAAATATTACTTCAAAATGCTGAACTGGAAGCTGGGCGGCAACAAGAACACGTTCAAGGAGGCTGAGCTGCTGTTCCAGGAGTGGGGCTTTGCAAACGAGATTGCCAGCCATCTGTATCGCGGTGACATCGAGGTGGCGGAACAGTTCAGCTCCTTGACCTACAAGACACTTAACAGGTTGGCCATCACGTTTGAGAAGGAACTCCAGCGCAGGCCGAAGGAGACTCCTTCCGAGATGAGCAAGCGTTACAAGCAAGTTCTCGAATCAGTTCGCGTGCGCCAGAGAATGCTGCAGCGTTTCTCACGAATGCTCAACGACAACTATGAGAACGCTTCGGACTTCAGCATCAACTTCCGGCCTGACAAGATGCAGGAATTTTTCCTGCGCCTGCAAGAGACTGGCCACTTCCAGGTATACACGGGAAGCCTCGAACACGAAGGCTTGCTCGTCATCGCCTCGCCTTCGCTTGCCAACCGCGAATCAGAGATCCAGTCCCTGATTGGCACCACGGCGTACGATGAGATAGTGCAGGATGCTACGAACCCCTACATCCTCATcatgcggcccgaggggcaGCTTGGATGGTGGGGACCTAAGATCCAACTTTCGGTGCGCGAGGAACCTGTCGAGCTCAAAATGGGCCACCTTCGGTTGATTGCAGGCGGCTCGCAGACACGATTGTCCAATGCCAAGCAGAATTTCCTTGCCACCATTGAGATGCACCTCGACCTGCTCATAGAGCAACGATCCAATCTTCCAAAGGTCAATGCACGACTCATGGAGATCCGAAAGGTTCAATATAAGCTGTCGAACACGTTCATGGACAGCGTCGAGATTATACGTAACAACACAAAAGGCCTCGGTTTGCAGGATCTTATTCAGACCTGCTTTATCTTTGCCACAGAGTTCGGTCAGCGGTCGTTGCTCTATCTGGACAGTAATCGAAGACAGATGAACAACATCAAGTTGACCAAGCTTGCGCTTGACTGGGTTGGCTTCGTCTGTGATGACTGCCAGTCGTCAGACCGCAAGGCATTCAAATGGGCAGTGTTGGCTCTGGAATTCGCTATGGTCATGACACGCGGGCGGCACATCTTGGCGCTAGGCGAGGCCGAGTTTGTCAAGCTGAGGCTAAAGGTCGCCGGCTGCATGTCACTCTTGATTTCCCATTTCGACATCATGGGCGCTCGCTCCACAGTGGCTGCGCAGGCTGAGAAGCTCAAGCTGGAGGCCATGGTAGGACAGATGAGGCGCATGGACCACAACATGATGGACGACCAAGAGGCCATCCGCTATGTGCGGAACCACAGGCTTTCAGGGCTCAACCTGATCGACGAGGCTCGCAAAGAGATAGCACTCGAACGGTCGGCTCTGGGACGTGTTCTGGAGGTATCCAACGAGGTGGACAGGTCACTCGCTTACCTTTCATCTACGGCGACCAACTTCACAATGCGCTGGCAACAGGGACACTTTGTGGGTGGTGGTACATTTGGAAACGTCTACGCTGCCATGAACCTCGACACGGGTCATCTCATGGCAGTCAAAGAGATCAGGCTCCAGGATCCAAAGCTCATCCCGTCCATTACGGGCGCCATCAAGGACGAGATGCGGGTGCTGGAGTCGGTCGACCACCCCAACGTCGTATCATACTACGGCATCGAGGTGCACCGCGACCGTGTCTACATCTTCATGGAGTTTTGCTCGGGCGGGTCGCTGGCTAGCTTGCTAGAGCACGGCCGGATCGAGGACGAGTCGGTCATTATGGTGTACGCACTGCAGTTGCTTGAGGGTTTGGCGTACCTGCACGAGATCAAGATTGCGCACCGTGACATCAAGCCTGAGAACATTCTGCTAGACCACAACGGCATCATCAAGTACGTCGATTTTGGCGCTGCCAAGGTCATCGCCCGCCAAGGCCGGACGCTTGCCAACCAAGACCTCATGTCGGCGGCCACCAAGCCTAACAAGTCCATGACCGGTACCCCCATGTACATGTCGCCCGAGGTAATCAAAGGAGAGAATCCTGGCCACTTTGGCGCCGTGGATGTGTGGTCTCTCGGTTGCGTGATCCTCGAGATGGCAACTGGACGCCGCCCCTGGGCCAACTTGGACAACGAGTGGGCCATCATGTACAACATCGCGCAGGGTAACCCACCACAGCTGCCGACACCCGACCAGCTCAGCCCTGAGGGTATCGATTTCCTCAAGTGCTGCTTTGCCCGCGACAGTACCAAGCGAGCCACGGCGCTGGAGCTGCTGCATCACAAATGGATCATGACCATTCGCGATCGCATCGTGCCACAACAGCCTCCGACGCCGAGCGACACAAGCTCGTCGAGCGCCCAAAACACTCCCAATCCCGCCTCGTCCAGCAAAGGTGGCGGAGCGAGCAGTGACGGGTACTACTGA